The following coding sequences lie in one Photobacterium sp. CCB-ST2H9 genomic window:
- a CDS encoding FAD-binding oxidoreductase, protein MSQLEAVSIESFKKHFQGKIVLPSDDDYDEVRQIWNAMIDRKPAIIARCISAECVVQAVNFAREHDLLLSVRGGGHNIAGNAVCDGGLMIDMSLMNAVHVNPNTQRAVVEPGCTLGDVDAAVQKHALATPLGINSTTGIAGLTLGGGFGWLSRLYGMTIDNLLSVHVVTANGTQLKASETENADLFWGVRGGGGNFGVVTSFEFQLHPVGPDVLSGLIVFPFDQAKSVLTQFAEFTESMPEALNVWMVTRKAPPLPFLPEAVHGKEIVALALCYFGDPAEGEKLIAPLRSFGRAYGEHVGVQPYSAWQQAFDPLLTPGARNYWKSHNFTHLSEGALDVLIEYAGKLPSPHCEIFIGTIGGQTTQVAADAMAYSSRDARYVMNVHGRWETPEEDEACISWAREFFSKSKPFASGGAYINFLTQDESDRVEFAYGETYARLVELKKKYDPNNLFRMNQNINPDG, encoded by the coding sequence ATGAGCCAGCTAGAGGCCGTATCCATTGAGAGCTTTAAAAAGCACTTTCAGGGAAAAATTGTTCTTCCCTCAGATGATGATTACGATGAGGTTCGTCAGATCTGGAATGCAATGATTGATCGGAAACCAGCCATCATTGCACGCTGTATTTCTGCGGAATGTGTTGTGCAGGCGGTCAATTTTGCGCGTGAGCATGATCTCCTGCTGTCTGTCCGTGGGGGAGGACACAACATTGCCGGGAACGCTGTCTGTGACGGCGGCTTAATGATTGACATGTCCCTGATGAATGCTGTGCATGTGAATCCGAATACCCAAAGGGCGGTTGTGGAACCTGGTTGCACCCTTGGCGATGTGGATGCTGCGGTGCAAAAACATGCTCTTGCGACACCGCTTGGAATCAACTCGACTACCGGGATTGCCGGTCTGACGTTGGGCGGTGGTTTTGGATGGCTGAGTCGGCTTTACGGCATGACGATTGACAACTTACTTTCTGTCCATGTTGTTACCGCGAACGGTACCCAGCTGAAAGCCAGTGAAACTGAAAATGCCGATCTGTTCTGGGGTGTGCGGGGCGGCGGCGGTAATTTTGGTGTGGTCACTAGCTTTGAGTTTCAGCTTCATCCGGTCGGCCCTGATGTGCTGAGCGGGTTGATTGTCTTTCCGTTTGATCAGGCGAAGTCAGTGCTGACTCAGTTCGCTGAGTTTACGGAGTCTATGCCGGAGGCACTGAATGTCTGGATGGTCACCCGTAAGGCGCCACCACTGCCATTCCTGCCTGAAGCAGTTCACGGTAAAGAAATCGTCGCGCTGGCTTTGTGTTATTTCGGTGACCCGGCTGAAGGTGAAAAACTGATTGCGCCTTTACGCAGTTTCGGAAGGGCATACGGTGAGCATGTCGGTGTGCAGCCTTATAGTGCCTGGCAGCAGGCCTTTGATCCTCTGTTAACCCCGGGCGCCCGGAACTACTGGAAATCACATAACTTTACCCACTTATCTGAAGGCGCCTTAGATGTTCTGATTGAATACGCCGGAAAGCTGCCGTCACCCCATTGCGAGATATTTATCGGTACGATCGGTGGGCAGACAACTCAGGTGGCAGCGGATGCAATGGCCTATTCAAGTCGTGATGCACGGTATGTGATGAATGTTCATGGCCGTTGGGAAACACCTGAAGAAGATGAAGCCTGTATTTCCTGGGCGCGAGAGTTTTTCTCGAAATCAAAACCTTTCGCCAGTGGCGGTGCCTATATCAATTTCCTGACGCAGGATGAGAGCGATCGCGTTGAATTTGCTTATGGTGAAACCTACGCACGATTGGTCGAG